The Janthinobacterium tructae genome contains the following window.
CCTTTGGCGCGCCGCGCCATACGCCGTCGGGAGGACGCGCAATCAGCGGCACCATTTCACGTACACCAGCTCCGGATCGCCTTCATCGAGATGCTCGATCCGGCCGCTGCGCACGAAGCCCGCGCTGGCGAACAGCCGTTGGGCAGCGCCGTTGGACTGGTTCGTCGAGGTGAATAGCTTCTCTGTCTGGCATGCGTCTGCGGCGGTGGCCAGCAGGCGCAGTCCCACGCCGCGCCGCTGCTGGCCGGGAGCGACCACCACCAGCGAGACAAAACCGTGGCCGAAGAAGTCGTCGTGCGTGAGCACATAGCCGGCCACCTGGTCGGCGCGGATGGCGACCATGCATAGATCCCTGTCGACGGCGGTGCGCACGGCATCGCCACGCTCCGGGTGCGTCTGCGCATACGCGTCGCATGCCAGCATGGCTGCCACATCGCCAGCCTGGGCCACGCGGGTGACGATTTCATCTGCTTCCGTTCTGCTCTCCATGCCGCTCCCTGTTGTGCCGGTACCGGTGCCGAGTGTGCCAAAAATACCTGCGTTTGTAAAACGCCCGCCATCCAGCCTAGGCCCGCACCGCGCCATCTAGTCACTTTTGCCGATACGGCTATCCAGATTGCCTTTCCAGAATCACCCTGTGGCCGATAGTGCCTTTCGCCTCTGCCACGTAAGCTGGTCGGGACGGCTGGCCAGACGGCCAGTGCATTCATGGAGAAACATCGTGGCTACCCTAGATGGCACTAAGAACAACAGTAGTAACAAGGCAGTCGAACCCGGCATGCGGCGCAAGCAGTTTTCCGTGCTGGTCAGCAGTACCTTCGCGTTTACCATCTGCTTTGCGGTATGGATGATGTTTGCCGTACTGGGCATCCCCATCAAGACCAGCCTGGGCCTGACTGAAACACAATTCGGCCTGCTGGCCGCCATGCCCGTGCTGACGGGCTCCCTCGTGCGCGTGCCCTTGGGCATCTGGACGGACAAATACGGCGGACGCCGCGTCTTCTTTTGGCTGATGCTGGCCAGCGTGGTGCCGATCTACCTGATTTCCTACGCCACCGCCTACTGGCACTTCCTCGTGCTGGGCATGTTCGTGGGCCTGGCGGGCGGCTCGTTTTCCGTCGGCACGCCGTATGTGGCGCGCTGGTATGAAAAGGAGCGCCGCGGCCTGGCGATGGGCATCTTCGGCGCCGGTAACTCCGGTTCCGCGCTGACCAAGTTCGTCGCGCCGGGCATCGTCGCCGCTTTCGGCTGGCAAATGCTGCCCAAGGTGTATGCGGTGGCCATGCTGGCCACGGCCATCATCTTCTGGCTGTTTTCGTACACGGACAAATCGCACCTGGCGCCATCGGGCGAAAGTTTTTCGGCGCAGATGAAGGTGCTGAAGGACCCGCGCGTATGGCGCTACTGCCAGTACTACTCGGTGGTGTTTGGCGGCTATGTGGCGCTGGCGCTGTGGATGACGAAGTACTACGTGGCCGAATACGGTTTTGATTTGAAGCACGCGGCGCTGCTGGCTGCCTGCTTCTCGCTGCCGGGCGGCGTGCTGCGCGCGTTTGGCGGCTGGATCTCGGACAAATACGGTGCGGCAAAAGTCACCTGGGCCGTGATGTGGGTCTGCTGGGTGTGCTTCTTCCTGCTGTCGTATCCGCAAACGCAGATGGTGATCGAGACCGTCACGGGGCCGCTGGCCATCCATATCGGCCTGTCGCCGCTGTGGTTCACCGCGCTGCTGTTCATCGTCGGCATTGCCATGGCCGTGGGCAAGGCGTCCGTCTTCAAGTTCATCGGCGATGATTTTTCCGACAACATCGGCGCCGTCTCGGGCGTGGTGGGCCTGGCCGGCGGTCTCGGTGGCTTCATCCTGCCCGTGATGTTCGGCGCCCTGGTGGACTTCACCGGCGTGCGTTCGAGCTCCTTCATGCTGCTGTACGGCACCGTCTGCGTTTCCCTCGTCTGGATGTATTTCTCGTTCAAGCCGCTGCGTGCGGCACCAACTACTCAACCTGCAGGAGCAACGCTGTGAACAAACCAATGAGCCGCTATATGATCAATACCTGGGAGCCGGAAAGCCCCAGTTTCTGGCAAAACACGGGCAAGTCCACGGCTGCGCGCAATCTGTGGATCTCGATTCCCGCGCTGCTGCTGGCGTTCGCCGTGTGGATGGTGTGGAGCGTGGTGGTGGTCAACCTGCCCAACATCGGTTTCACCTACAGTAACAACCAGCTGTTCTGGCTGACGGCCTTGCCGGGCCTGTCCGGCGCCACCTTGCGCATCTTTTACTCGTTCATGGTGCCGATTTTCGGCGGCCGCCGCTGGACGGCCATTTCCACGGGCTCGCTGCTGATTCCCGCCATCGGCATCGGCCTGGCCGTGCAGGATGTGAATACGGGCTATCCGACCATGCTGATCCTGGCCCTGCTGTGCGGCTTCGGCGGCGGCAATTTCGCCTCGTCGATGGCCAACATCAGCTTTTTCTATCCGAAGGCGAGCAAGGGCTTTGCGCTGGGCATGAATGCGGGCCTGGGCAACCTGGGCGTGTCGGTGGTGCAGTTCGTCGTGCCGCTGGTGATCACCTTCGCCGTCTTCGGCGCCTGGGGCGGCGATTCGCTCACCTGGGTCAAGAATGGCGTGAGCAAGGACATGTGGCTGCAAAACGCGGGCTTCATCTGGGTGCCATTCATCGCCTTGAGTACCTTGCTGGCATGGTTCGGCATGAATGACCTGGCCTCGGCCAAGGCTTCGTTTTCCGAACAGGCCGTGATCTTCAAGC
Protein-coding sequences here:
- a CDS encoding NarK family nitrate/nitrite MFS transporter, which gives rise to MSRYMINTWEPESPSFWQNTGKSTAARNLWISIPALLLAFAVWMVWSVVVVNLPNIGFTYSNNQLFWLTALPGLSGATLRIFYSFMVPIFGGRRWTAISTGSLLIPAIGIGLAVQDVNTGYPTMLILALLCGFGGGNFASSMANISFFYPKASKGFALGMNAGLGNLGVSVVQFVVPLVITFAVFGAWGGDSLTWVKNGVSKDMWLQNAGFIWVPFIALSTLLAWFGMNDLASAKASFSEQAVIFKRKHNWLMCWLYTGTFGSFIGYSAAFPLLIKIQFPDVNPLDYAFLGPLVGALARVAGGVISDKLGGARVTLWSFLLMIGAVLGVLYFMPQAGLGGSFKGFFWMFMLLFAGTGIGNASTFRMIPVIFLTEHQRAAAGKGKAAQEQAIVDANKEGAAVLGFTSAVAAYGAFFIPKSYGTSISLTGSPDAALWCFIGFYVSCIAITWWCYARKNAAMPC
- a CDS encoding GNAT family N-acetyltransferase translates to MESRTEADEIVTRVAQAGDVAAMLACDAYAQTHPERGDAVRTAVDRDLCMVAIRADQVAGYVLTHDDFFGHGFVSLVVVAPGQQRRGVGLRLLATAADACQTEKLFTSTNQSNGAAQRLFASAGFVRSGRIEHLDEGDPELVYVKWCR
- a CDS encoding MFS transporter; amino-acid sequence: MRRKQFSVLVSSTFAFTICFAVWMMFAVLGIPIKTSLGLTETQFGLLAAMPVLTGSLVRVPLGIWTDKYGGRRVFFWLMLASVVPIYLISYATAYWHFLVLGMFVGLAGGSFSVGTPYVARWYEKERRGLAMGIFGAGNSGSALTKFVAPGIVAAFGWQMLPKVYAVAMLATAIIFWLFSYTDKSHLAPSGESFSAQMKVLKDPRVWRYCQYYSVVFGGYVALALWMTKYYVAEYGFDLKHAALLAACFSLPGGVLRAFGGWISDKYGAAKVTWAVMWVCWVCFFLLSYPQTQMVIETVTGPLAIHIGLSPLWFTALLFIVGIAMAVGKASVFKFIGDDFSDNIGAVSGVVGLAGGLGGFILPVMFGALVDFTGVRSSSFMLLYGTVCVSLVWMYFSFKPLRAAPTTQPAGATL